The DNA sequence ATTTCAATCCACAGAATCAGTGTTTGAGCAGAATACAGCAAATACTGAATATTCACCAAACATGTGGAGCACAGAAATGTTCACAGTTCTGTGCAGAGAAATATCagttcatgtaaacaaacatcatCATGTGCAGTGACAGCCTCCATGGttaaacagacacaggaaggaGCGCCACCTAAAGAAACTCAAAACATTTGCAGTCCAACTAATGAGAAGATTTTAAAGTACCACCCATGTTTATAAACAAGTGACGTCCGCTGAGAAACTGCTGGGTGTACAGAACTCAGCTGTGTCTCCTACAGAATCATATGGTTGAAGCCAAAGTCCAGCgtagagaggctgagtgaatgtggtctggactctgtggaggagagtcATGGTTTCAGAGACGCTGTAGAAGGACAGAATACCTGCACTGTGATCCAGGTACACTCCTACTCTGGAGGACTGAGGACCTGAGACAGGAGTGCTGACatttttgtgccaaaacctTGAAAAACcaccattgctgtggttaaAATGCAATGCCCAAGATTTGTCATTGAGTCCAAATCCACATTCTTCCATAATCCTCCGTCTGCCAATACTCTCGTATGCAACTGCAATCCAAactcccctccctctccactccacctcccagtaacaacGTCTGGGAAGACACTCTTTACTCAGGACCTGAAACCATGGATAGAATCTGACTGCGTTATTAGAATAATGCTGAAATATTCCCCCTACTGTTGCTTTTCTGTCCCCCTCGGATAATATCAACTTTCCGTTTGCTGTGTTTGGATCCATTATGACGTCACATGAATATTTTAAGAATCCAGCTCTGGTCTTGGGCTCAGGTTGTGACAGGAGAACATCCACATCAGTCACTGTCTGTGAGATGTTTGTCCATTCCTCACACTCATAGTCTTCTAGTTTTTCTGCTAAATCTGACACAACCTCTGTCACATCCTCAAAGTACCGCCGAGGACAAATAACAATGCTGGAAAGGTCTGTAGATTCACTGAGTGGTGACAGTGAGGAGTAGTTGTGTAGAAACTGGGTgtgatcctctgtgtgtgagagcttcATCAGCTCAGCGTCTTTCCTCTTCAGCTCAGTGatctcctgctccagcttctcctgAAGCTCTTTGACTCGACTCACTtcagtttcctgctgggatCTGACCTGCTGCTTCACATCAGAGCGTCTTTTCTCCATCAGACGGATCAGGTCAGTGAAgatctcctcactgtcctccaCTACTGTATTAGCAGAACTATTGATAGCCTCCACTTCCTGTTGAAGCAGCTTCACATATTTCTCTCTGTCCTGGATTCTCTGCTGG is a window from the Epinephelus fuscoguttatus linkage group LG15, E.fuscoguttatus.final_Chr_v1 genome containing:
- the LOC125902107 gene encoding tripartite motif-containing protein 16-like; this encodes MLCLDHNTVAAAAERTERQRELEVSRQNIQQRIQDREKYVKLLQQEVEAINSSANTVVEDSEEIFTDLIRLMEKRRSDVKQQVRSQQETEVSRVKELQEKLEQEITELKRKDAELMKLSHTEDHTQFLHNYSSLSPLSESTDLSSIVICPRRYFEDVTEVVSDLAEKLEDYECEEWTNISQTVTDVDVLLSQPEPKTRAGFLKYSCDVIMDPNTANGKLILSEGDRKATVGGIFQHYSNNAVRFYPWFQVLSKECLPRRCYWEVEWRGRGVWIAVAYESIGRRRIMEECGFGLNDKSWALHFNHSNGGFSRFWHKNVSTPVSGPQSSRVGVYLDHSAGILSFYSVSETMTLLHRVQTTFTQPLYAGLWLQPYDSVGDTAEFCTPSSFSADVTCL